Proteins encoded together in one Anaerotignum propionicum DSM 1682 window:
- a CDS encoding helix-turn-helix domain-containing protein: MQGIYVFEYRSNSEGECRLLIKTIAKDTSMSVSTVKRAIDDLARYGLLTNEFRCRENGSHTSNLYL, encoded by the coding sequence ATACAGGGTATATATGTATTTGAATATCGCAGTAACTCAGAGGGAGAATGTAGGCTTTTAATTAAAACTATTGCAAAGGACACTTCTATGTCGGTGAGTACTGTGAAAAGAGCCATAGATGACTTAGCCCGTTATGGTCTGCTTACGAACGAATTTAGATGTCGTGAGAATGGCAGTCATACGTCTAATCTATATCTTTAA
- a CDS encoding recombinase family protein, with protein sequence MAKKVKTIEPVRQKVLQELRPKKRVCAYCRVSTDSAKQHTSYAAQTKYYKEYIESRAEWEFAGIFADESSGTKVKNRDEFQRMIMECEKGNIDLIITKSITRFARNTIDSIETIRNLKSLGIAVYFEKENINTMSEQSEQMLTILSSIAQGESESISTNNRWGIQKRFGDGSYIPSCVAYGYTKDEDGELIIKEDEAEIIRRIYNEYLSGKGSYAIAQDLTHDNIPTIRTAEKWHDGVVKGILQNPIYKGELLLQKTYTTDVLPFTKKINHGELPMYSVKDSHEPIIAEEQAERVREIYEYRRMQMGMDDSGKYQNRYEFSSKIICKECGGTFRRQKMYIGKPYEKIQWCCITHIENRKKCSMKAVREDIIKDAFLTMWNKLVSNYSEILYPLLESLKKLRVNKEQEEEILKLNNNISELMEQSHILQRVMLKGYMDSAVFMEKQNTINVEIEEYKKKRNVFLESNGYEKEIEGTKRILQIIKYNPIIMDDYQEELFIHTVDKVLIGKIGDITFRLINNLELTEYITKR encoded by the coding sequence ATGGCGAAAAAGGTCAAAACCATAGAACCTGTAAGGCAGAAGGTTCTGCAAGAATTAAGACCAAAGAAGAGAGTTTGTGCCTACTGCAGAGTCAGCACAGATAGTGCAAAACAGCATACTTCCTATGCTGCTCAGACAAAATATTATAAAGAATACATTGAAAGCCGAGCTGAATGGGAATTTGCAGGTATCTTTGCAGATGAATCAAGTGGCACTAAGGTAAAAAATCGTGATGAATTTCAGAGAATGATAATGGAATGTGAAAAAGGAAACATCGACCTTATCATTACAAAATCCATCACAAGATTTGCGAGAAATACCATAGATAGCATTGAAACAATTAGAAATCTGAAATCCCTTGGGATAGCGGTATACTTTGAAAAAGAGAATATCAATACCATGTCAGAACAGAGTGAGCAGATGCTGACAATCCTAAGTTCAATTGCACAAGGTGAATCGGAAAGCATCTCCACAAATAATCGCTGGGGTATTCAAAAAAGATTTGGGGATGGAAGTTACATACCAAGCTGTGTGGCATATGGTTATACCAAGGATGAAGATGGTGAGCTTATTATCAAAGAAGATGAGGCTGAAATTATCCGAAGAATTTATAATGAATACTTAAGCGGAAAAGGCAGTTATGCAATCGCCCAAGATTTAACTCATGACAATATCCCAACCATCCGAACAGCAGAAAAATGGCATGATGGCGTAGTAAAGGGGATTTTACAAAATCCAATTTATAAGGGAGAATTGCTGCTGCAAAAAACATATACAACAGATGTGCTTCCTTTCACAAAGAAGATAAACCATGGAGAACTACCCATGTACTCCGTGAAAGACAGTCATGAACCTATTATTGCAGAAGAACAGGCAGAAAGAGTTCGGGAAATTTATGAATACCGAAGAATGCAGATGGGCATGGATGACAGCGGTAAATACCAAAACCGCTATGAATTCAGCAGTAAAATCATCTGCAAAGAATGCGGTGGAACATTTCGAAGACAGAAAATGTATATCGGCAAGCCTTACGAGAAAATACAATGGTGCTGTATTACTCATATAGAAAACCGGAAAAAGTGTAGCATGAAAGCAGTAAGAGAGGATATTATCAAAGATGCTTTCCTAACCATGTGGAATAAGCTTGTAAGCAACTACAGTGAAATCCTCTATCCCCTCTTGGAATCCTTAAAAAAATTAAGAGTCAATAAAGAACAGGAAGAGGAAATTCTCAAACTAAACAATAATATATCGGAGTTAATGGAGCAGAGCCATATCCTACAGCGAGTCATGCTAAAAGGATATATGGACTCTGCTGTTTTTATGGAAAAGCAGAATACAATTAACGTTGAAATTGAGGAATACAAGAAAAAGAGAAATGTTTTCCTTGAAAGTAATGGTTATGAAAAAGAGATTGAGGGAACAAAAAGGATACTGCAAATTATAAAATACAACCCGATAATTATGGACGATTATCAAGAAGAACTGTTTATCCATACAGTAGATAAAGTCCTAATCGGTAAAATCGGTGACATTACATTTAGGCTTATTAATAACCTTGAGTTGACAGAATATATAACAAAGAGGTGA
- a CDS encoding recombinase family protein — MQTYMPIGYKMVDGKIQIDKEKSKTVKRIFSEYLNGKSLLAIAKELSEKEVLNANNKTKWTHCGIGRILENTKYMGDEAYPELIDKVTFDNVQTKRNQKKNQLWRKANRKKSQSLFANACVIISITQ; from the coding sequence ATGCAAACATATATGCCAATCGGATACAAAATGGTGGATGGCAAAATACAGATAGATAAAGAAAAATCTAAAACCGTAAAAAGGATTTTCTCGGAATACCTAAATGGAAAATCTTTATTAGCCATAGCAAAGGAATTGAGTGAAAAAGAAGTTCTAAATGCAAATAACAAAACCAAATGGACACACTGCGGTATAGGAAGAATCCTTGAAAATACTAAGTATATGGGGGATGAAGCTTATCCCGAATTGATTGATAAAGTCACCTTCGACAATGTTCAAACCAAGAGAAATCAGAAAAAAAATCAGCTTTGGCGTAAAGCAAACCGCAAGAAAAGTCAAAGCTTGTTTGCAAACGCTTGTGTTATTATAAGCATAACCCAATAA
- a CDS encoding efflux RND transporter permease subunit — protein sequence MTKISIKRPVTTMMILIVVILAGFLGYKLMPLAFMPTTDTAIAVVSTTYTGAGPEEMEKLITKPIEESVGVLAGIDTMSSTSAAGSSIITIQFVDGTDIDQAVIDLREKVDLVKQSLPTDADEPTISKVDTNTETLSVGVTSDILDVNSLYDMLDQNITEKFERIEGVSSVDIIGGEEDEVQITIDSRKLEGYGISVAQVRQALIAENQNIPSGTVSYGDTDLQLRAVGEFKSIDDIKNIPILTNNGNSIYISDIAQVKLSTKDKSTMSVIDGKEGILLSIAKASDANVVTVSDEVIKEINEIIKAYPELQIKLLTNTSEYIKTSVNNVLQTAYTSTIIAVIILLLFLGNFRTSLIIGVSIPTSILITFGLMYISGLTMNTISMGAIVIGIGMLVDSSVVVIENISKHFELGKTPKQAAYDGTREVGMAIFASTLTTVGCFLPLAFISGAIGQVLKTISLTICYSLSASLIIALTFVPMASSKLLRKGTDEDKRNTFSKIQEVWVKGINKLDTGYRALIEICLKNRIKTTAVIIGVFILSLTIVPGMGMELSPGSDQGTVKVTVEMPSGTKYVETEAMVLDVINKIGTIPEAENSYTQIGGSVLGQNSDPTIYFNLCDKQQRERTTDEIIDDIKGKISGIAGAKIKVEMGENANTMAGGNYDLNLNITGSDLDTLEQIVGELTDQFAEIPGAIEFETSQDEALPEGNIILNRSKAAKYGITTSDVASAVNMVTSGVVASQYNIDDTEVDIRIKYADEKTERINDLTNVMLTTNQGTKIPLSEVAEISTDKGASSITRRDQQRYITIYGKFDAAMDTGTIQSLVEEKLDVYQFPENYGYKFTGEMETMGDSLVEMILALIVAVVLVYAIMASQFESLVYPFIIMFTMPMAITGGILGLKITGNPISIIAFLGFIMLIGIVVNNAIVLIDYANQMKEQHGVSANEAMLMAGPSRLRPILMTTLTSIFGLLPMAISTASGTETQKPIAITVMFGLTLSLFITLIYIPVLYSFVDQVLAKFKKSSQTESVEVF from the coding sequence ATGACTAAAATTTCAATTAAACGGCCTGTTACGACGATGATGATACTCATCGTTGTAATTTTGGCCGGTTTTCTAGGATATAAACTAATGCCTTTAGCATTCATGCCTACCACTGATACGGCAATTGCAGTTGTAAGTACAACATATACTGGTGCAGGTCCTGAAGAGATGGAAAAACTAATTACAAAACCAATAGAAGAGTCAGTTGGAGTACTAGCTGGCATTGATACTATGAGTTCAACATCGGCGGCGGGTTCTTCTATTATTACAATACAATTTGTTGATGGAACAGATATTGATCAAGCTGTAATTGATCTTAGGGAAAAGGTAGATTTAGTTAAACAATCTTTACCAACGGATGCAGATGAGCCAACGATATCAAAGGTAGATACAAATACAGAAACGCTTTCAGTTGGTGTCACTAGTGATATATTGGATGTCAACAGCTTATATGATATGCTTGACCAAAATATTACCGAAAAATTTGAGAGAATTGAAGGTGTTTCTTCAGTAGATATTATAGGTGGAGAAGAAGATGAAGTGCAGATTACCATTGATTCTAGAAAATTAGAGGGGTATGGCATTTCAGTTGCACAAGTTCGTCAAGCGCTTATTGCAGAAAATCAAAACATTCCATCAGGTACCGTATCATACGGAGATACAGATCTGCAGTTAAGGGCAGTAGGTGAATTTAAATCTATTGATGACATAAAAAACATACCTATATTAACTAATAATGGGAATTCTATATACATTAGCGATATAGCACAGGTAAAACTGTCAACTAAAGACAAGTCTACAATGTCAGTAATAGACGGCAAAGAAGGAATTTTATTATCAATAGCAAAAGCATCAGATGCCAATGTTGTAACTGTTAGTGATGAGGTTATAAAAGAAATTAATGAAATAATTAAAGCCTATCCTGAGCTTCAAATAAAATTACTTACAAATACTTCAGAGTACATAAAAACATCTGTTAATAATGTGCTTCAGACCGCGTATACAAGCACAATTATTGCTGTTATAATACTTCTTCTTTTTCTTGGCAATTTTAGAACGTCGCTTATAATAGGTGTTTCTATTCCAACCTCAATTTTAATAACATTTGGATTGATGTATATATCAGGTTTAACGATGAACACAATTTCTATGGGTGCTATTGTAATTGGTATTGGTATGCTGGTTGATAGCTCAGTCGTTGTAATAGAGAACATCTCAAAACATTTTGAACTTGGTAAGACACCTAAACAAGCAGCGTACGATGGGACACGAGAAGTTGGTATGGCAATTTTTGCTTCCACATTGACTACAGTTGGATGTTTTCTCCCTTTGGCATTTATTTCAGGTGCAATTGGTCAAGTATTAAAAACTATTTCTTTAACTATATGCTATTCTCTTTCTGCGTCATTAATAATAGCCCTAACATTTGTCCCTATGGCTAGTTCAAAACTTTTAAGGAAAGGTACCGACGAAGATAAAAGGAATACTTTCTCCAAGATACAGGAAGTATGGGTAAAAGGGATTAACAAACTTGATACGGGATATAGAGCACTAATTGAAATTTGTTTAAAAAATAGAATAAAAACAACAGCTGTAATAATAGGAGTATTTATACTATCATTAACCATTGTTCCTGGTATGGGAATGGAGCTATCTCCAGGAAGTGACCAAGGAACTGTAAAAGTAACTGTAGAGATGCCAAGTGGTACAAAATACGTTGAAACAGAAGCAATGGTCTTAGATGTAATAAATAAAATAGGTACAATTCCAGAAGCAGAAAATTCCTATACACAAATTGGAGGGAGTGTCTTAGGGCAGAATTCTGATCCGACAATTTATTTCAATCTTTGTGATAAACAGCAACGTGAAAGAACTACTGATGAAATCATAGATGACATTAAAGGGAAAATTTCAGGTATAGCTGGAGCAAAAATTAAAGTTGAAATGGGTGAAAATGCGAATACAATGGCCGGAGGTAACTATGATTTAAATCTTAATATTACTGGTTCCGATTTAGATACACTTGAGCAAATTGTTGGAGAATTAACAGATCAATTTGCTGAGATACCTGGAGCTATTGAATTTGAAACCTCACAAGATGAAGCGCTTCCAGAAGGAAATATTATTCTTAACAGAAGTAAGGCTGCTAAATATGGTATTACAACAAGTGATGTTGCTAGTGCTGTAAATATGGTTACATCTGGTGTAGTGGCTTCTCAGTATAATATTGATGATACAGAAGTAGATATAAGAATTAAATATGCGGATGAAAAAACGGAGCGTATCAATGATTTAACCAATGTTATGTTGACTACAAATCAGGGAACTAAGATTCCACTTTCAGAAGTAGCAGAAATTTCTACAGATAAAGGTGCTTCAAGCATTACTAGGAGAGATCAACAACGATATATAACGATTTATGGAAAATTTGATGCTGCAATGGACACTGGAACAATTCAAAGTCTTGTAGAAGAAAAGTTAGATGTTTATCAATTTCCAGAAAATTATGGTTATAAATTTACTGGGGAAATGGAAACAATGGGGGATTCACTTGTGGAGATGATTTTAGCACTCATTGTTGCTGTGGTATTGGTTTATGCGATTATGGCATCACAGTTTGAGTCGTTAGTTTATCCGTTTATCATTATGTTTACGATGCCAATGGCAATTACAGGAGGTATATTAGGACTCAAAATAACAGGTAATCCTATTTCGATTATTGCTTTTCTAGGATTTATTATGTTGATAGGTATAGTTGTAAACAATGCGATTGTTTTAATTGATTATGCAAATCAGATGAAAGAGCAACATGGTGTCAGTGCCAACGAAGCGATGTTGATGGCTGGGCCGTCTAGATTGCGTCCTATTTTGATGACAACATTAACAAGTATATTTGGACTCTTACCAATGGCTATTTCAACTGCTTCTGGTACAGAAACACAAAAACCAATTGCAATTACAGTGATGTTTGGCTTAACGCTTTCTCTATTTATTACACTTATATACATTCCTGTTTTATATTCTTTTGTAGATCAGGTTCTTGCAAAATTTAAAAAGTCGTCACAAACAGAATCTGTGGAGGTCTTCTGA
- a CDS encoding sigma-70 family RNA polymerase sigma factor, translated as MTVNRRIPNYKKMYPSASDEVIKVLKQGARKAIYQEYDLKAETFVLDDEKEKAYFVPSREDSLERLIEADMQFCDEKIDVEETAVKEVMIEKLLDSLKFLAQEEKELINALFYEERSEREYAEQLGVYHNAVHKRKNRIIKKLKVLMTK; from the coding sequence ATGACTGTAAACAGAAGAATACCAAATTATAAAAAGATGTATCCAAGTGCAAGTGATGAAGTTATTAAGGTTTTAAAACAAGGAGCAAGAAAAGCAATTTACCAAGAGTATGATTTGAAGGCTGAAACTTTTGTATTAGATGATGAAAAGGAAAAAGCCTATTTTGTTCCAAGCAGAGAAGATTCATTAGAACGTTTGATTGAAGCAGATATGCAGTTCTGTGACGAAAAAATTGATGTGGAGGAAACAGCTGTCAAAGAAGTTATGATTGAGAAACTTCTAGACAGCTTAAAGTTTCTTGCGCAGGAAGAGAAGGAACTTATAAATGCTCTTTTTTACGAAGAAAGAAGTGAGCGTGAATATGCAGAACAGTTAGGTGTTTACCACAATGCGGTACATAAGAGAAAGAACCGTATTATTAAAAAGCTGAAAGTTTTAATGACAAAATAA
- a CDS encoding SHOCT domain-containing protein: protein MDLMKIGAEIAEEHEMTIEQSQNEVHYKMSIKFLDILKRKGIVSDVEYAQIDELNRQSFSPSLAKVYV from the coding sequence ATGGATTTAATGAAGATAGGTGCTGAAATTGCCGAAGAACATGAAATGACAATAGAACAATCTCAAAATGAAGTGCACTATAAAATGTCAATTAAGTTTCTTGATATTCTAAAGAGAAAAGGCATTGTTTCTGATGTTGAGTATGCACAAATAGATGAACTAAACCGCCAATCCTTTTCTCCAAGCCTTGCAAAAGTATATGTGTAA
- a CDS encoding EFR1 family ferrodoxin (N-terminal region resembles flavodoxins. C-terminal ferrodoxin region binds two 4Fe-4S clusters.), producing the protein MENIIFCFSGTGNSLAVARDIANHIGNTKIVLIADLMNEEFIDLPYESIGIICPAYFSSLPPIIEQFVKKLNFSDAGYVYAVITAGALHGNSFNRLSSIIAERGGCLNAGYPMQMPGNYIAMYGAWPVWLQSYLLKKAKKKSLKISHSIKAKISNRAVVKRNKEPKSLIEKMDNYEKLALEYSVTDKCIGCETCVKLCPMNNIRMNANKPIFGETCARCMACIQWCPTKAIEYKNSTNRKHYTNPDIKAIDLFSKTKSEILSKET; encoded by the coding sequence ATGGAAAATATTATTTTTTGTTTTTCGGGTACTGGGAATAGCCTTGCAGTTGCACGAGATATAGCTAATCACATTGGAAACACAAAAATTGTATTGATTGCAGATTTGATGAATGAAGAGTTTATTGATTTACCATATGAAAGCATTGGGATTATTTGCCCCGCTTACTTTAGCAGTTTGCCACCCATCATTGAGCAATTTGTAAAGAAACTTAATTTTAGTGATGCAGGTTATGTTTATGCTGTAATAACTGCAGGTGCTCTTCATGGAAATTCTTTTAATAGGTTAAGTAGCATTATAGCAGAGCGTGGTGGATGTTTGAATGCAGGATACCCTATGCAGATGCCTGGAAACTACATTGCTATGTACGGCGCATGGCCAGTTTGGCTTCAAAGTTATCTACTAAAGAAAGCGAAAAAAAAATCCTTAAAAATTAGCCATAGCATTAAAGCAAAGATTTCTAATCGAGCAGTAGTTAAAAGAAATAAAGAACCAAAATCTCTCATCGAAAAAATGGATAATTATGAGAAATTGGCACTTGAATACAGCGTGACTGACAAATGTATAGGTTGTGAAACATGTGTAAAGTTATGTCCTATGAATAATATTAGAATGAATGCTAATAAGCCGATATTTGGAGAAACTTGTGCGCGATGTATGGCTTGTATTCAGTGGTGCCCTACAAAGGCAATTGAATATAAAAATTCAACAAATAGAAAGCATTATACAAATCCTGATATAAAGGCTATTGATTTATTCTCCAAAACAAAAAGTGAGATTTTGAGTAAAGAAACATAA
- a CDS encoding ParA family protein has translation MMKTIAIVNQKGGVGKTVTAVNLAIGLANEGKRVIAIDLDAQGSLTVSLGYNEQDKMDTTVSTVLEKIIKDKPIAPSEGILHHEEGIDLLPANIELSGLEVTLVNTMSRESVLREYLKVINNDYDVAVIDCSPSLGMLTINALTCADEVIIPVQAQYLSIKGMEQLFRTIGRVRKQLNPKLQIGGILITMVDMRTNYTKDIINLLNDTYGSKIKIYDSIIPLSVRAAEISAEGKSIYLHDPSGKVAIAYEGLVKEVV, from the coding sequence ATTATGAAAACCATAGCAATAGTAAATCAAAAAGGCGGTGTAGGTAAAACTGTTACAGCAGTAAATCTAGCTATTGGACTTGCTAACGAAGGCAAAAGAGTGATTGCTATAGACCTTGATGCACAAGGTAGCTTAACGGTCAGCTTAGGTTATAATGAGCAAGATAAAATGGATACCACCGTTTCTACAGTTCTTGAGAAAATTATTAAGGACAAACCAATCGCACCTAGCGAGGGTATTTTACACCACGAGGAAGGTATCGATCTGCTACCTGCTAACATAGAATTATCTGGACTGGAGGTTACTTTAGTCAACACAATGAGCCGAGAAAGCGTGTTGCGTGAATACCTTAAAGTAATTAATAATGACTATGATGTGGCAGTCATTGATTGCTCTCCGTCATTGGGTATGCTAACCATCAATGCGCTTACCTGTGCAGACGAAGTCATTATTCCTGTACAGGCACAGTATCTTTCCATTAAGGGTATGGAACAGCTTTTTAGAACTATTGGCAGAGTACGAAAGCAGCTTAATCCCAAACTTCAAATTGGTGGTATATTGATTACCATGGTGGATATGAGAACCAATTACACCAAAGATATTATAAATCTTTTGAACGATACTTACGGTAGTAAAATTAAAATTTATGACAGCATTATCCCACTCTCTGTAAGAGCTGCCGAAATCAGTGCTGAGGGTAAGAGCATTTATCTTCATGATCCAAGTGGTAAAGTTGCTATTGCCTACGAGGGACTTGTTAAGGAGGTCGTATAA
- a CDS encoding alpha/beta hydrolase family protein, with translation MKTKHWTDIKFSKDILTDALTKHILGLTQYGMADFAEVMEVISQVKKGDEESWINTWSSMAQKLKSRAELAEKKSQKVTASTAYLRASTYFRVATMYFGKIDDPRMKNCTIESHNCYEKYLGLSEYPGKYVEIPYENTYLPGHYYHSPFAKEKAPLLIITPGRDTWAEDTRWVYDGAIKRGINCLIYDGPGQGFALRLGGLPFRPDWENVMKPVVDFALTLPGVDRNRIGLMGLSFGGFLIPRAVAFEKRVKLCIVDPGNINWGGAFAERLQVIKRTPKFLRPSFMNFMLQDYAWKQGVSEDEVIEELKKYDNTSILDKITCRMLVMDGTKEPMFGEAKKFYDALKCPKDYMLFDEDTTAQAHCQMGSYATGTEYLFDWISDNL, from the coding sequence ATGAAAACAAAGCATTGGACTGACATTAAGTTCAGCAAGGATATTTTAACAGATGCTTTAACAAAGCACATTCTTGGGCTCACACAATATGGTATGGCTGACTTTGCAGAAGTAATGGAAGTTATTAGTCAAGTTAAAAAAGGTGATGAAGAGTCGTGGATTAATACTTGGAGTAGTATGGCACAGAAACTCAAAAGCAGGGCTGAATTAGCTGAGAAAAAATCTCAAAAGGTTACAGCTTCTACTGCTTATCTTAGAGCTTCAACTTATTTTCGTGTAGCTACAATGTATTTCGGAAAAATAGATGATCCGCGTATGAAGAATTGTACTATTGAAAGTCACAATTGTTATGAAAAATATCTTGGATTATCGGAATATCCGGGAAAATATGTTGAAATTCCTTATGAGAACACTTATCTTCCGGGACATTATTATCATTCACCTTTTGCAAAAGAAAAAGCACCTTTACTTATAATCACGCCTGGTCGAGACACTTGGGCAGAGGATACTCGCTGGGTTTACGATGGTGCAATTAAAAGAGGTATCAATTGTTTGATATATGATGGACCAGGCCAGGGATTTGCATTAAGACTTGGTGGACTTCCTTTTAGACCGGACTGGGAAAATGTCATGAAACCGGTAGTTGATTTTGCATTAACTTTGCCGGGGGTGGATAGAAATAGGATTGGGCTTATGGGACTTAGTTTTGGAGGATTTCTAATTCCGAGAGCAGTGGCTTTTGAAAAAAGAGTTAAGTTGTGCATTGTTGATCCTGGAAATATTAACTGGGGCGGAGCATTTGCAGAGAGACTACAGGTGATTAAGAGAACACCAAAATTTTTACGTCCATCATTTATGAATTTTATGTTACAGGATTATGCATGGAAACAGGGTGTCTCTGAAGATGAAGTGATTGAAGAGTTAAAGAAATATGATAACACATCTATTCTTGATAAAATTACATGCAGAATGCTTGTAATGGATGGGACAAAAGAACCCATGTTTGGGGAGGCAAAGAAGTTTTACGATGCTCTAAAGTGCCCCAAAGATTATATGCTATTCGATGAAGATACTACGGCGCAAGCTCACTGTCAAATGGGGAGCTATGCGACAGGTACAGAATATTTATTTGATTGGATTAGCGATAATTTATAA
- a CDS encoding efflux RND transporter periplasmic adaptor subunit: MNYIAVVLRKISDNLRKMPDILKKHKKVIIPLVVVLIAITALFNIASKSEDINNSDLSETKDVSEKVNVETLRVSKDTLTDTANYSGVIVPSSTVNVLSTISGDVNKKYYEVGERVNKESVLFDMDTEDILDSVNIAEVTAANAKNAVEKAKIALNNASHDYDVNAQLFDAGVIAKNTFDNIKTTYELAKLSLQDAENAYKVAETQLSMNRKTLQDASVKSPIKGVVLESNVNENAFLSAGTIAYVIINLDVINIEVNVTEDIINTIRLGDSVDVKIASVSEEYFKGNVINISPGANSDGTFKVKIEVLNSDNLLKSGMFAEVDFVKNYLENVLTVPVNSVLSENGQNYVYIVEDGIAKKMAVKLGFDHGDNIEILDGLSENMLVVTKGQQYVSDGLAVVDVTEVNQ, from the coding sequence ATGAACTACATTGCGGTTGTTTTAAGAAAGATTTCAGATAATTTAAGAAAAATGCCGGATATCCTGAAAAAACATAAAAAAGTAATTATTCCTTTAGTAGTGGTTCTCATTGCTATAACTGCTTTATTTAATATAGCTTCGAAGTCGGAAGATATAAATAATTCTGACTTGAGCGAAACAAAAGATGTATCTGAAAAGGTTAATGTAGAAACATTAAGGGTTAGTAAGGACACGCTAACGGATACAGCTAATTATTCGGGTGTAATTGTACCAAGTTCTACGGTTAATGTACTAAGCACCATAAGCGGAGATGTGAATAAGAAATATTATGAAGTAGGTGAGCGTGTTAACAAAGAAAGTGTTTTGTTTGACATGGATACGGAGGATATTCTAGATAGTGTAAATATTGCTGAAGTAACAGCTGCCAATGCAAAAAATGCAGTTGAAAAAGCAAAAATAGCGTTGAATAACGCTTCTCACGATTACGACGTAAATGCTCAATTATTTGATGCAGGAGTTATAGCTAAAAACACTTTTGATAACATTAAAACTACATATGAACTTGCCAAATTGAGTCTGCAAGATGCTGAAAATGCATATAAAGTGGCTGAAACTCAGTTAAGTATGAACCGTAAAACACTGCAAGATGCTTCAGTAAAAAGTCCAATAAAAGGTGTTGTCCTAGAATCTAATGTCAATGAAAATGCTTTCCTTTCGGCGGGAACGATAGCTTATGTAATCATAAATTTAGATGTTATTAATATTGAAGTAAATGTAACTGAAGATATTATAAATACAATTAGATTAGGCGACTCTGTAGATGTTAAGATTGCATCTGTTTCAGAAGAATATTTTAAGGGGAATGTTATAAATATTTCTCCGGGTGCAAATTCTGATGGGACTTTTAAAGTTAAAATTGAAGTTTTAAATAGTGACAATCTTCTTAAGAGTGGCATGTTCGCAGAAGTTGATTTCGTGAAAAATTATCTTGAAAATGTACTTACCGTGCCGGTGAATTCGGTTTTATCGGAAAATGGTCAAAATTATGTTTATATAGTTGAAGATGGGATTGCTAAAAAAATGGCAGTAAAGTTGGGATTTGACCATGGCGATAATATTGAGATATTAGACGGACTTAGTGAAAATATGCTTGTTGTTACAAAAGGGCAACAATATGTCAGCGATGGTTTAGCTGTTGTAGATGTTACTGAAGTGAACCAATAA